One window of Cumulibacter soli genomic DNA carries:
- a CDS encoding vWA domain-containing protein yields MAPPYDVRAAVEDLGKNMLAGSNARDALRELLQRGVGDRPGLAQLREQLRRRREELRRRGNLGGAVDRARGQLDQALALERDQLAREDTEDARFAELELDTLPDSVAQAMQSLTNYAWHSPEAKELYDQINAGLRDEILNHQFDGLKDALQNRDPQQMQALQEMMQDLNELLSAHARGEDTDEQFADFMDKHGDYFPDDPKNVDELIDQLAQRQAETERLLRSLSPEQRAELMSLMQQALQDAGLAEQMEQLGKNLQSLRPGMMRGRPIEGTGDEPLGYGEATGMMGELSDIDALEQQLSQQHMGSTLDDVDVDALERQLGSQATAHLRALRELEQELERQGWLRRDGSALKLTPKALRQLGEATLRRIFADLEAGRAGDHDDQRVGAADERTGAYLPWTFGTEQPIDAVRTVTNSVLRRAGSGDDGGPRLHVDDFVIAETERRTQAAVALCVDLSFSMVQQERWEPMKQTALALAHLIETRYRQDALEIIGFNLMARRLSALELAEIEPEWVQGTNLEHALVLAGRHVRRHPEAEPIILVVTDGEPTAHLVNGEPWFEYPPSPDCVRSTVAQVDALARYGVTLNIFRLGSDPGLERFIDALARRAGGRVLAPSLEHLGQYVVSDYLRARTGRR; encoded by the coding sequence TTGGCTCCGCCGTACGATGTGCGCGCCGCCGTGGAGGATCTCGGCAAGAACATGCTCGCTGGCAGCAATGCCCGCGATGCGCTGCGAGAACTGCTGCAACGTGGCGTCGGTGATCGACCCGGCCTGGCCCAGTTGCGCGAACAGTTGCGGCGGCGGCGCGAGGAATTACGGCGCCGCGGAAACCTCGGTGGCGCAGTCGATCGTGCCCGCGGGCAACTCGATCAAGCTCTCGCTCTCGAACGCGATCAGCTCGCCCGCGAGGACACCGAAGACGCGCGATTCGCCGAACTCGAACTCGACACACTTCCCGACTCGGTCGCCCAGGCAATGCAGTCGTTGACGAACTACGCGTGGCATTCGCCGGAGGCGAAGGAACTTTACGACCAGATCAACGCCGGCTTGCGCGACGAGATCCTCAATCATCAGTTCGACGGGCTCAAAGATGCCTTGCAGAACCGCGATCCACAGCAGATGCAGGCGTTGCAAGAGATGATGCAAGACCTCAACGAACTACTGTCGGCCCACGCCCGCGGCGAGGACACCGACGAGCAGTTCGCTGACTTCATGGACAAGCACGGCGACTACTTCCCCGATGATCCAAAGAACGTCGACGAACTCATCGACCAACTCGCCCAGCGGCAAGCCGAGACCGAACGGCTGCTGCGCTCGCTGAGCCCTGAGCAGCGCGCCGAATTGATGTCACTGATGCAACAGGCGTTGCAGGATGCGGGACTCGCCGAGCAGATGGAGCAACTCGGCAAGAACCTGCAGTCGCTACGCCCGGGAATGATGCGCGGGAGGCCGATCGAAGGAACTGGCGACGAGCCGCTCGGCTACGGCGAGGCGACCGGCATGATGGGCGAACTGTCGGACATTGACGCCCTCGAACAACAACTTTCCCAGCAGCATATGGGATCCACGCTCGACGACGTGGATGTCGATGCGCTTGAGCGACAACTCGGCAGTCAGGCGACTGCACATCTGCGAGCGCTGCGCGAACTGGAACAGGAGTTGGAGCGGCAGGGCTGGCTGCGGCGCGATGGATCGGCGCTGAAACTCACCCCGAAAGCGCTGCGGCAACTCGGCGAGGCAACGTTGCGCCGGATCTTCGCCGATCTCGAAGCAGGTCGCGCCGGTGACCACGACGACCAGCGAGTCGGCGCGGCCGACGAACGTACCGGCGCCTACCTGCCGTGGACGTTCGGGACCGAACAGCCGATTGACGCCGTTCGCACCGTCACTAACTCGGTATTGCGGCGTGCGGGCTCCGGCGACGACGGCGGACCGCGACTGCACGTGGACGACTTCGTGATCGCCGAGACCGAACGTCGTACGCAAGCGGCAGTAGCGCTGTGCGTCGATCTCTCGTTCTCGATGGTGCAGCAGGAACGCTGGGAGCCGATGAAGCAGACGGCGCTGGCATTGGCGCATTTGATCGAAACGCGCTATCGACAGGACGCGTTGGAGATCATTGGGTTCAACCTCATGGCGCGACGCCTATCTGCGCTGGAACTTGCCGAGATCGAACCGGAGTGGGTCCAGGGTACGAACCTCGAACACGCCCTGGTGCTGGCCGGACGGCACGTACGGCGGCACCCGGAGGCCGAACCGATCATCCTCGTCGTCACCGACGGCGAACCGACGGCGCATCTGGTCAACGGCGAGCCGTGGTTTGAATACCCGCCGAGCCCAGATTGCGTGCGCAGTACGGTCGCCCAGGTGGACGCGTTAGCGCGGTACGGCGTGACCCTGAATATCTTCCGTCTCGGCAGCGATCCGGGGCTGGAGCGGTTCATCGACGCGCTCGCCCGTCGCGCTGGCGGGCGCGTGCTCGCGCCCAGCCTGGAGCATCTCGGCCAGTATGTCGTCAGCGACTACCTCCGCGCTCGCACTGGCCGCCGCTGA
- a CDS encoding nitroreductase has translation MGMSVSEAVSTRKSVRAFTAQQVDPADVQQLLKDAALAPSGGNVQPWRIWVLTGDVLQTFRDKVRELRADHPMGQGGEYDVYPQDLWEPYRSRRFKNGQDLYASIDIPREDKAGRINQFGNNFDFFGAPAAVLVGIERRMGPPQWSDVGMYLQNVMLLATERGLATCPQEAWTSWHQVAYETLDWPEDVMLFCGLAIGYEDTAHPINNWRSDRADTSEWLHEAKLRNG, from the coding sequence ATGGGTATGTCCGTTTCCGAAGCCGTCTCGACTCGCAAGTCGGTGCGCGCCTTTACCGCACAGCAGGTCGATCCGGCCGACGTCCAGCAGCTACTGAAGGACGCCGCGCTCGCGCCGTCCGGCGGCAACGTGCAGCCGTGGCGGATCTGGGTGCTCACCGGCGACGTCCTGCAGACGTTCCGTGACAAGGTTCGCGAGCTGCGGGCCGACCATCCCATGGGGCAGGGCGGTGAGTACGACGTCTATCCGCAGGACCTGTGGGAGCCGTACCGCTCTCGTCGATTCAAGAACGGTCAGGACCTGTACGCCTCGATCGACATCCCGCGCGAGGATAAGGCAGGTCGGATCAACCAGTTCGGCAATAACTTCGACTTCTTCGGCGCCCCCGCGGCCGTGCTGGTCGGCATCGAGCGGCGGATGGGTCCGCCGCAGTGGTCAGATGTGGGCATGTACCTGCAGAACGTGATGCTGCTGGCCACCGAGCGCGGTCTGGCGACCTGCCCACAGGAGGCGTGGACGAGTTGGCACCAGGTGGCGTACGAGACGCTGGACTGGCCCGAGGACGTGATGCTGTTCTGCGGTCTGGCCATCGGATACGAAGACACCGCGCACCCGATCAATAACTGGCGTTCGGACCGGGCCGACACGTCTGAATGGCTGCACGAAGCGAAGCTCCGCAACGGCTGA
- a CDS encoding NADPH:quinone oxidoreductase family protein, producing the protein MTAAMRAVVVNEYGPLEALVVTETPRPAPGPGEVLVEVVSLGLGFVDGLKVQGLYQTKDPLPYIPGSEVSGRIAEVGEGVSGFALGDRVTAQLPRGGLAQYAVASAEATSLLPDGVSFDVGAAFRVNYLTALYALADRAQATAGETMLVLGASGGTGTAAIAIGKLLGLRVLAAASTDTKRQFALGAGADDAIDSSDPGWRAALKEKHPQIDIVFDPVGGDLGAEAFRALGWRGRLLVIGFASGEIPSARYNIALLKGASLVGVDLAQVPRRQPEVWRALNEQLAGWLATGELKPALDEPVPMSEVVEAFTRMSGRRAMGKVIVRVGDE; encoded by the coding sequence GTGACCGCCGCAATGCGCGCTGTTGTCGTTAACGAGTACGGCCCGCTTGAGGCGCTCGTCGTCACCGAGACCCCTCGCCCGGCCCCTGGGCCGGGCGAGGTACTCGTCGAGGTAGTCAGTTTGGGCCTCGGCTTCGTAGACGGGTTGAAGGTGCAGGGGCTCTACCAAACGAAGGACCCGCTGCCGTACATCCCAGGATCGGAGGTCAGCGGGCGGATCGCCGAAGTCGGCGAAGGCGTCTCGGGGTTCGCCCTCGGTGACCGGGTCACCGCTCAGCTTCCCCGCGGTGGGTTGGCGCAGTACGCCGTGGCCTCGGCCGAGGCGACCAGCCTGCTCCCGGACGGTGTCTCGTTCGACGTGGGTGCGGCCTTCCGCGTCAATTACCTGACCGCGTTGTACGCGCTGGCCGACCGAGCCCAAGCGACAGCGGGCGAGACGATGCTGGTGCTCGGGGCATCCGGCGGCACGGGCACGGCGGCAATCGCGATCGGCAAACTGCTCGGGCTACGGGTGCTCGCGGCAGCATCGACCGATACGAAACGCCAGTTCGCACTCGGCGCCGGAGCGGACGACGCGATCGACTCAAGCGATCCGGGATGGCGCGCGGCGCTGAAGGAGAAGCACCCGCAGATCGACATCGTGTTTGATCCGGTCGGTGGCGACCTCGGTGCTGAGGCGTTTCGCGCTCTGGGCTGGCGCGGGCGATTGCTAGTCATCGGGTTCGCGTCCGGCGAGATCCCGTCCGCGCGCTACAACATCGCGCTGCTCAAGGGCGCCTCGCTGGTGGGCGTGGACCTCGCTCAGGTCCCGCGCCGTCAGCCGGAGGTGTGGCGAGCGTTGAACGAGCAATTGGCGGGCTGGCTCGCCACTGGTGAGCTGAAACCCGCACTCGACGAGCCGGTGCCGATGTCCGAGGTGGTGGAGGCGTTCACCCGGATGAGCGGTCGCCGCGCGATGGGCAAAGTTATCGTGCGCGTGGGCGACGAATAA
- a CDS encoding NAD(P)H-dependent flavin oxidoreductase: MKTKITEMLGIKYPIVQGGMHYVGLAELAAAVSNAGGLGTITALTQKSPGDLANEIAKAQDMTSNPIAVNLTFLPTLNPPDYPAYVQAVIDSGVKIVETAGNNPAKWLPILKDNGIKVIHKCTTVRHSLKAQDIGCDAVSVDGFECGGHPGEDDIPNMILLLRAQDELEIPFIASGGQADGRSLAASLAMGAEGINMGTRFMATKEAPIHDNVKQALVNASEMDTRLIMRPLRNTERVLTNAAVERLLEKERTLGDKITFEDIAPEVAGVYPRIMVNGEMEAGGWSCGMVAGLIYDIPTVQELVDRIVAQAREITRERLAGMFVD, translated from the coding sequence ATGAAGACGAAGATTACCGAGATGCTCGGCATCAAGTACCCGATCGTTCAGGGCGGCATGCACTATGTCGGCCTCGCGGAGCTGGCCGCCGCCGTGTCGAACGCGGGCGGACTTGGCACCATCACGGCACTGACGCAGAAGTCTCCCGGCGACCTGGCGAATGAGATTGCCAAGGCGCAGGACATGACCTCGAACCCGATCGCGGTCAACTTGACCTTCCTGCCGACCTTGAACCCGCCGGACTACCCGGCGTACGTGCAGGCCGTCATCGACAGCGGTGTGAAGATCGTGGAGACCGCCGGTAACAACCCGGCAAAGTGGCTGCCGATCCTTAAGGACAATGGCATCAAGGTGATCCACAAGTGCACCACGGTGCGCCACTCGCTCAAGGCGCAGGACATCGGTTGTGACGCGGTCAGCGTCGACGGCTTCGAATGTGGGGGTCACCCGGGTGAGGACGACATCCCCAACATGATCCTGCTGCTGCGCGCGCAGGACGAGCTGGAGATCCCGTTCATCGCCTCGGGCGGGCAGGCCGATGGCCGCTCGCTCGCTGCCTCTCTCGCGATGGGCGCCGAAGGTATCAACATGGGCACCCGATTCATGGCGACGAAGGAAGCCCCGATTCACGACAACGTGAAGCAGGCCCTCGTTAACGCCTCCGAGATGGACACGCGGCTGATCATGCGCCCGCTGCGCAACACCGAGCGCGTGCTGACCAACGCGGCTGTCGAGCGCTTGCTGGAGAAGGAGCGCACGCTGGGCGACAAGATCACCTTCGAGGACATCGCTCCTGAGGTTGCTGGCGTATACCCGCGTATCATGGTCAACGGTGAGATGGAAGCCGGCGGCTGGTCCTGTGGCATGGTCGCCGGTCTGATCTACGACATCCCGACCGTGCAGGAACTCGTCGACCGCATTGTGGCCCAGGCCCGTGAGATCACTCGCGAGCGCCTGGCCGGAATGTTCGTCGACTAA
- a CDS encoding crotonase/enoyl-CoA hydratase family protein: MSDYSEIIYEVADGIATITLNRPERLNAFTGTMCQELANAYKTADEDDNVRVVIVTGSGRGFCAGADLEKGGDTFNAKDPSRADRAQTIGTINGFPRDGGGFTSLATAACRKVVIGAINGPAVGIGATMTLPMDIRIAAESARFGFVFARRGLVPEAASSWFLPRVVGISQAMEWVATGRVFGASEALSGGLVSRVVPDDQLLATARELAKEIVDNTSAVSVALSSQLLWQMLGESSPWDAHRADSRAIYELGQGKDVAEGVMSFLEKRAPQFPGKPSVDFTDTVPRWPAQPDDVTSGS; this comes from the coding sequence ATGAGCGACTACAGCGAGATCATCTATGAGGTGGCCGACGGCATCGCGACCATCACCCTGAACCGCCCCGAGCGCCTGAATGCGTTCACCGGCACCATGTGCCAGGAGTTGGCGAATGCCTACAAGACTGCCGATGAGGACGACAACGTGCGCGTCGTGATCGTGACCGGTTCGGGTCGCGGCTTCTGCGCTGGCGCCGACCTGGAGAAGGGCGGCGACACCTTCAACGCGAAGGACCCGAGCCGCGCCGACCGCGCCCAGACCATCGGCACGATCAACGGCTTCCCGCGGGACGGCGGCGGTTTCACCTCGCTGGCGACCGCGGCGTGCCGCAAGGTCGTCATCGGCGCGATCAACGGACCCGCCGTCGGTATCGGCGCCACGATGACGTTGCCGATGGATATCCGCATCGCTGCGGAGTCGGCTCGCTTCGGCTTCGTATTCGCCCGTCGCGGCCTCGTCCCGGAAGCAGCATCGAGCTGGTTCCTGCCGCGCGTCGTCGGCATCTCGCAGGCGATGGAATGGGTCGCGACCGGACGCGTCTTCGGGGCCTCCGAGGCGTTGTCCGGCGGTCTGGTCTCTCGCGTCGTCCCGGACGATCAGCTGCTGGCCACGGCCCGTGAACTGGCCAAGGAAATTGTAGACAACACGTCGGCGGTCTCGGTTGCGCTGTCCAGCCAGTTGCTGTGGCAGATGCTTGGCGAGTCTTCGCCGTGGGATGCACACCGTGCCGATTCCCGCGCGATCTACGAACTTGGCCAGGGCAAGGATGTCGCCGAAGGCGTCATGTCGTTCCTGGAGAAGCGCGCACCGCAGTTCCCGGGCAAGCCGAGCGTTGACTTCACCGACACCGTGCCGCGCTGGCCGGCACAGCCCGACGACGTGACCTCGGGTTCCTAA
- a CDS encoding ABC transporter permease: MSAILAIAIAELKRFVADKGNIFFVFILPLLLVFVIGSQFGGGPSSTVTVSGADGELRSELVAELEDSGLEVEFAEHDEMLAQVARGRSSAGIDLSEQATAAYAAGDPTDITLISGSDSSSAAVAEQIRVAVTSLDLRAHQLDALQAAGAGADDASAALDALPADGGPQLVVTDVDEIAQEFQGLGQFDLGASSQLLLFVFLTSLAGASTLISARREGVLARTLAAPVNALHVVLGQVLGRWAIAVFQGAYIMLASWLLFGVDWGNLALSLLILAAVALVAAGASMVLGSALDSDGAAVGAGVGIGLVLAAIGGGMVPLEIFSDSMRKIAHITPHAWGYDAFAEVQRHGGGLVDILPMLGVLAAMAVVLLVLGSWLLRRSLARAL, encoded by the coding sequence ATGAGCGCCATACTCGCGATCGCGATCGCCGAACTGAAGCGCTTCGTAGCGGACAAGGGCAACATCTTCTTCGTATTCATCCTGCCGCTGCTGCTGGTATTCGTGATCGGTTCGCAGTTCGGTGGCGGTCCGTCGTCGACGGTCACCGTCAGCGGCGCCGATGGAGAACTACGTTCCGAACTCGTTGCCGAACTTGAAGATTCTGGGCTGGAGGTCGAGTTCGCCGAGCACGACGAGATGCTCGCGCAGGTGGCGCGCGGACGCTCCAGCGCCGGAATCGATCTGTCCGAGCAAGCCACTGCGGCGTACGCCGCGGGGGATCCGACCGACATCACCCTGATCTCCGGATCGGATTCCAGCAGCGCCGCGGTGGCCGAACAGATCCGCGTGGCGGTCACATCGCTGGACCTGCGCGCGCACCAACTCGATGCCCTGCAGGCCGCGGGTGCCGGGGCCGATGATGCGTCCGCAGCGCTCGATGCGTTGCCGGCGGACGGCGGACCGCAGCTCGTCGTCACCGACGTCGACGAAATTGCGCAGGAATTTCAAGGGCTGGGTCAATTCGACCTGGGAGCGTCCTCGCAACTGCTGCTGTTCGTCTTCCTCACATCGCTCGCGGGGGCCTCGACGCTGATCAGCGCGCGGCGCGAGGGCGTGCTGGCGCGGACGCTCGCCGCACCCGTGAACGCGTTGCATGTCGTGCTCGGGCAGGTCTTGGGGCGGTGGGCAATCGCGGTCTTCCAGGGCGCTTACATCATGCTCGCGTCCTGGTTGCTATTTGGCGTCGATTGGGGCAATCTCGCGCTCTCGCTCCTGATACTCGCTGCGGTAGCGCTCGTCGCCGCAGGGGCATCTATGGTGCTCGGTTCGGCGCTGGACAGCGACGGTGCCGCGGTGGGCGCCGGCGTTGGGATTGGGCTCGTGCTGGCCGCGATCGGAGGTGGGATGGTGCCGTTGGAAATCTTCTCCGACTCGATGCGCAAGATCGCGCACATCACCCCGCACGCCTGGGGCTACGACGCCTTCGCGGAGGTCCAGCGGCACGGCGGGGGACTGGTCGACATACTGCCCATGCTCGGTGTACTCGCCGCGATGGCCGTCGTGCTGCTGGTGTTGGGCAGTTGGTTGCTACGCCGCAGCCTGGCTCGCGCGCTGTAA
- a CDS encoding ABC transporter permease, whose translation MAQLLTLVIADLRQRIRDKSVLIFAIGVPLGLMIALNFVIGGAMNQELQKATVAISVPENDQLGQALEEMLPQLGIDIEVTAADAEEVHELAESGDAKLGIIVPDGFTDAAIAAEPSQLDVIEGDGAGLESDVVLSAVQGYLDRVGAAANAAQAAGELGIQPDAIVQEVLSSQSAVSLTEGQASSEQLDPSGALVAGQAGLFLMFTVSFGVLALMEERQNGTLARLYSMPMPRMFPVLAKAISSFVLGVVATSVLLITGGLLFDVDFGSALVVAVLIVCAVLATTALTFIVARLAKTAEQANIIQTMLAMVLGIAGGAFVQFSASGVIGAILDLNPVAALVRGLGISSGGGGLSDVGAPVAIMLGFAVVAALIARLVPDRGARG comes from the coding sequence ATGGCGCAACTGCTCACCTTGGTCATCGCGGACCTGCGCCAGCGGATCCGTGATAAGTCCGTGTTGATCTTCGCGATCGGCGTACCACTAGGGCTGATGATCGCGCTGAACTTCGTTATCGGTGGCGCGATGAACCAGGAACTGCAGAAGGCCACCGTGGCGATCTCAGTGCCCGAAAACGATCAGCTCGGGCAGGCGCTGGAGGAGATGCTGCCGCAGCTCGGCATCGACATCGAGGTGACGGCGGCGGACGCCGAAGAAGTGCACGAACTCGCCGAATCCGGCGACGCGAAGCTGGGCATCATCGTCCCGGATGGCTTTACCGACGCCGCGATCGCTGCCGAACCGAGCCAGTTGGACGTCATCGAGGGTGACGGTGCCGGGCTCGAATCGGACGTGGTGCTTTCGGCGGTGCAGGGCTATCTGGATCGGGTTGGTGCCGCCGCGAATGCCGCGCAGGCCGCCGGAGAGCTCGGTATCCAGCCTGACGCGATCGTGCAGGAGGTTCTGAGTAGTCAAAGCGCGGTCAGCCTGACCGAGGGACAGGCGTCTTCCGAGCAACTCGACCCAAGCGGTGCGCTGGTCGCTGGGCAGGCCGGGTTGTTCTTGATGTTCACCGTCAGTTTTGGTGTGCTCGCGCTGATGGAGGAACGCCAGAACGGCACGTTGGCGCGGCTGTACTCGATGCCCATGCCGCGGATGTTCCCGGTGCTAGCGAAGGCCATCAGCTCCTTCGTGCTGGGCGTTGTGGCCACCTCGGTGCTGCTGATCACCGGTGGCCTGCTGTTCGATGTTGATTTCGGCTCGGCGCTGGTGGTCGCCGTGCTGATCGTGTGCGCGGTGCTCGCGACGACCGCGCTCACGTTCATCGTGGCGCGATTGGCGAAAACTGCCGAGCAGGCCAACATCATCCAGACCATGCTGGCGATGGTGCTCGGTATCGCGGGCGGCGCTTTCGTGCAGTTCAGCGCGTCCGGCGTGATCGGTGCGATTCTTGACCTGAACCCGGTGGCCGCGCTGGTGCGTGGACTGGGCATCTCCAGTGGTGGCGGGGGATTGAGTGACGTCGGTGCGCCAGTTGCGATCATGCTGGGCTTCGCGGTGGTGGCCGCCCTGATTGCCCGGCTGGTTCCTGACCGGGGAGCGCGCGGATGA
- a CDS encoding ABC transporter ATP-binding protein: protein MPQTETSTARLSTDQPTLLVSELRKSFGERVAVDGVSFQIAAGETYGLLGPNGAGKTTAISMIAGLLGADEGSVSVVGERMGPHAIAPKRHIGLVPQEMAIYPDISARDNLRYFGRLQRITGAHLRKRVDEILDLVGLADRAKGAVKEFSGGMQRRLNIGIGLLHRPRLLILDEPTVGVDPQSRNAILESVEALAGEGMAVLYTTHYMEEAERLCDRIAIIDSGRFQAEGTRDELITLTGGVDHIDLRGTGELAAAAGALRDLERVSRVEQDSGGLRLTVRDAPAAIAQIVTEATSAGMRLADVQVSRPNLEAVFLHLTGKALRD from the coding sequence GTGCCGCAGACCGAAACCAGCACCGCGCGACTCAGTACCGACCAGCCGACACTGCTCGTGTCGGAGTTACGAAAGTCTTTCGGCGAACGGGTCGCCGTGGACGGGGTTTCCTTTCAGATCGCCGCGGGCGAGACCTACGGATTGCTCGGGCCTAACGGCGCGGGGAAAACCACCGCTATTTCGATGATTGCCGGACTATTGGGTGCCGACGAAGGTTCGGTGAGTGTGGTCGGTGAGCGCATGGGCCCGCACGCGATTGCTCCCAAGCGACACATCGGGCTCGTGCCTCAAGAAATGGCCATCTACCCGGACATCAGCGCGCGTGACAATCTGCGCTACTTTGGCCGCCTGCAACGGATCACCGGGGCGCACCTGCGTAAGCGCGTCGATGAGATCCTCGACCTGGTGGGGTTAGCCGACCGCGCGAAGGGTGCCGTCAAGGAGTTCTCCGGCGGTATGCAACGGCGGCTGAATATCGGTATCGGGCTGCTGCATCGACCACGTTTGCTGATTCTCGATGAGCCGACTGTCGGCGTCGACCCGCAGTCACGTAACGCGATCCTGGAGAGCGTCGAGGCGCTGGCGGGCGAAGGTATGGCCGTCCTCTATACGACTCACTACATGGAGGAAGCCGAACGGCTGTGCGACCGGATCGCGATCATCGATTCCGGAAGATTCCAAGCCGAGGGCACCCGGGATGAACTGATCACGCTCACCGGCGGGGTCGATCACATCGACCTGCGCGGCACCGGAGAGCTAGCGGCAGCCGCCGGCGCATTGCGCGACTTAGAGCGGGTATCGCGGGTCGAGCAGGATTCCGGCGGATTGCGACTCACGGTCCGAGACGCGCCCGCCGCAATCGCGCAGATCGTCACCGAGGCGACGTCCGCCGGGATGCGACTGGCTGACGTTCAGGTCAGCCGGCCCAACCTAGAAGCGGTCTTCCTGCACCTGACCGGCAAAGCCTTGCGGGACTGA
- a CDS encoding DNA polymerase IV, which produces MATAAVDFSRILHVDLDQFQVSVERRRNPSLVGQVVVIGGNGDPTEARKVVTCASYEARSLGVHAGMPLRAAYRKIPDAVWLPVDQQAYEDASAQVMDTLREVAPAVEVWGWDEAFAGTDSTDPVALATAVRQRVHEQTSLACAVGVSDNKQRAKMATGFAKQTDARIFVLDEQNWLPLMGDRPCIDLWSVGPRISARLDAIGVHTVSELIDTPREVLLDAFGQHQGTWLYVLSRGWGDRSITTVPEAAKSHSKVETFAEDLRGYDEMAGQLRRLTAELHQQILRENRIVFRVAVTIRTVTFWTRTKSHKLAEPTTELDVLEREVLALLTKFEVEKPVRLLGPRFDLLPVDETVTGPP; this is translated from the coding sequence ATGGCCACCGCAGCGGTCGATTTCTCCAGGATCTTGCACGTCGACCTCGACCAATTCCAAGTCTCGGTCGAGCGCCGGCGCAACCCGTCGCTCGTCGGGCAGGTCGTCGTGATCGGCGGCAACGGGGATCCGACGGAAGCGCGCAAGGTGGTGACCTGTGCGTCGTACGAGGCGCGCTCGCTTGGTGTGCACGCGGGCATGCCGTTGCGTGCGGCGTACCGCAAGATCCCTGATGCGGTATGGCTGCCGGTCGACCAACAAGCCTATGAGGACGCCTCGGCGCAGGTGATGGATACGCTGCGCGAAGTGGCGCCCGCCGTCGAAGTATGGGGATGGGACGAGGCGTTCGCCGGGACCGATTCGACCGATCCGGTCGCGCTGGCGACCGCGGTACGTCAGAGGGTGCACGAGCAGACCTCGCTGGCGTGCGCGGTAGGGGTCAGCGACAACAAGCAGCGCGCCAAAATGGCCACCGGATTCGCCAAACAGACCGATGCAAGAATCTTCGTACTCGACGAGCAGAACTGGCTGCCGCTGATGGGCGATCGGCCGTGCATCGACCTGTGGAGCGTCGGGCCGCGGATCTCCGCACGATTAGACGCAATCGGGGTGCACACTGTGTCCGAGTTGATCGACACTCCACGCGAGGTGCTGCTGGATGCATTCGGCCAACACCAGGGCACGTGGCTGTACGTGCTCTCACGCGGATGGGGCGACCGCAGCATCACGACAGTCCCCGAGGCGGCCAAGTCTCACAGCAAGGTGGAGACTTTCGCGGAGGATCTGCGCGGATACGATGAAATGGCGGGCCAACTCAGGCGGCTCACGGCCGAACTGCACCAGCAAATCCTGCGGGAGAACCGGATCGTGTTTCGCGTCGCCGTGACGATACGAACAGTGACCTTCTGGACCAGAACCAAGTCACACAAATTGGCTGAGCCAACCACAGAACTGGACGTTCTGGAACGCGAAGTCCTTGCATTACTGACCAAATTCGAGGTTGAGAAACCAGTTCGACTACTCGGGCCCCGCTTCGATCTTCTACCCGTGGACGAGACGGTGACCGGGCCGCCGTAA
- a CDS encoding transglutaminase-like domain-containing protein has product MTTANTVATPPNDACSAPSRFIDSDHPEVVEHAAKIVADAGARTDREKAVALFLAVRDGWRYDPYGVSYDQSDYTASAILRSSSSWCVPKSVLLTALCRAAGIPAALGFADVRNHLQSEKLQETMGTDLFVFHGYSLIWIDGAWRKASSAFNRELCERFGTKVLDFDGTTDALMHPFDEAGNRHMEYVDQRGEFEDLPFDLIFATFDEVYGDAFKTVSSGTDGAFVE; this is encoded by the coding sequence ATGACTACCGCGAATACGGTTGCGACGCCGCCGAACGACGCCTGCAGCGCTCCGTCCCGATTCATCGACTCGGACCACCCGGAGGTCGTCGAGCACGCGGCGAAGATCGTTGCCGATGCCGGTGCGCGTACAGATCGAGAGAAGGCGGTCGCGCTGTTCTTAGCCGTCCGGGATGGGTGGCGATACGACCCGTACGGCGTCTCCTACGATCAGTCCGATTACACCGCGAGCGCGATTCTTAGATCCTCCTCGAGCTGGTGCGTGCCCAAGTCAGTGTTGTTGACGGCGCTATGTCGCGCGGCTGGGATTCCCGCTGCGCTGGGGTTTGCCGATGTCCGCAATCACCTCCAGAGTGAGAAGTTGCAGGAGACGATGGGCACCGATCTATTCGTGTTCCACGGCTACTCATTGATCTGGATCGACGGCGCTTGGCGTAAGGCGAGTTCAGCGTTCAATAGGGAACTCTGTGAACGGTTCGGAACCAAGGTGCTTGATTTTGACGGCACCACCGACGCGTTGATGCATCCGTTCGATGAGGCGGGAAATCGGCATATGGAATATGTTGATCAGCGCGGTGAGTTTGAGGACTTGCCGTTCGACTTGATATTCGCGACCTTTGACGAGGTGTACGGCGATGCCTTCAAAACTGTATCGAGTGGTACAGATGGCGCGTTCGTAGAGTAG